One stretch of Priestia megaterium DNA includes these proteins:
- a CDS encoding aldo/keto reductase: MNIVTLNNGLKMPQLGFGVWQVEDNQAASAVSKAIEVGYTSIDTAMIYKNEEGVGQAIKESSVPREQLFITTKVWNSDQGYENALRAFDESLERLGLDYVDLYLIHWPTPQYDEYVETYKALEKLYHDGKVKAIGVCNFEIEHLERLLNECDVTPVLNQIECHPYLAQNELKEFCAKHNIFVEAWSPLDQGGEVLQDEVIQKIAEVHSKTPAQVVLRWHLQNNTIVIPKSVTPSRIEENFNVFDFELTADDMADINGLNRNRRKGPHPSDMNVR; the protein is encoded by the coding sequence ATGAATATTGTTACATTAAACAACGGTTTAAAAATGCCTCAGCTTGGATTTGGCGTATGGCAAGTAGAAGATAACCAAGCAGCCTCTGCAGTGTCAAAAGCAATTGAAGTTGGGTATACCTCTATTGACACAGCCATGATTTATAAAAATGAAGAAGGAGTAGGTCAAGCGATTAAAGAATCTTCTGTTCCTCGAGAACAGCTGTTTATTACAACAAAAGTTTGGAACAGCGACCAAGGCTATGAAAATGCATTACGTGCGTTTGATGAAAGCTTAGAACGATTAGGACTTGATTATGTCGATTTATATTTGATTCACTGGCCTACGCCTCAATATGATGAGTATGTGGAGACGTATAAAGCATTAGAAAAGCTTTATCACGATGGAAAAGTAAAAGCAATTGGCGTCTGCAACTTTGAAATTGAGCATCTGGAGCGCTTGTTAAACGAATGTGATGTAACGCCTGTTTTAAACCAAATTGAGTGCCATCCGTATCTTGCTCAAAATGAATTAAAAGAGTTTTGTGCCAAACATAACATTTTCGTGGAAGCATGGAGTCCTCTTGATCAAGGAGGAGAAGTGCTACAAGACGAGGTTATTCAAAAAATTGCTGAAGTACATAGCAAAACTCCGGCTCAAGTTGTATTGCGCTGGCACTTACAGAACAACACAATTGTCATCCCTAAGTCAGTTACACCGTCTAGAATAGAAGAAAACTTTAACGTGTTTGATTTTGAACTAACTGCCGATGATATGGCAGATATTAATGGATTAAACC
- a CDS encoding DUF5634 family protein: MEYVRRESAINELTHHMDDILTKYNLQGVSVYEEEGEGNHYYLGYTVKKNDHVFMINRPYIKDKDGKLAIEKQEWTVQGNEGETDGHTSLEDAFQKIDEIIH; encoded by the coding sequence GTGGAATATGTAAGAAGAGAATCGGCTATAAATGAACTGACCCATCATATGGATGACATTTTAACCAAATACAACCTTCAAGGCGTCTCCGTATATGAAGAAGAAGGAGAAGGTAATCACTATTATCTTGGCTACACAGTAAAAAAGAATGATCATGTGTTTATGATTAACAGACCTTATATAAAAGATAAAGACGGGAAACTAGCAATAGAAAAGCAAGAATGGACCGTTCAAGGTAACGAAGGAGAAACAGATGGACACACTTCACTTGAAGATGCATTTCAAAAAATTGATGAAATCATACATTAA
- a CDS encoding YbaK/EbsC family protein, whose product MAIEKVKAYFKQYGMENRIIEMDESSATVELAAQALKCEPQRIAKSLSFNAEGTVLLIVAAGDAKIDNRKYKEEFGTKAKMLGASEVETLIGHAVGGVCPFAVNEGVNVYLDESLKRFVTVFPACGSGNSAIELTIPELEEFSKYLKWVDVCKGWNE is encoded by the coding sequence ATGGCGATTGAAAAAGTAAAAGCATATTTTAAACAATATGGTATGGAGAATCGAATTATCGAAATGGATGAGTCCAGTGCTACTGTAGAACTGGCAGCGCAAGCTTTAAAATGCGAGCCGCAACGGATTGCAAAAAGTCTTTCTTTTAACGCAGAAGGAACTGTTTTACTGATTGTGGCAGCAGGAGATGCGAAAATTGATAACAGAAAATATAAAGAAGAGTTTGGAACCAAAGCAAAAATGCTTGGAGCAAGTGAAGTAGAAACTCTGATTGGTCATGCTGTAGGCGGAGTATGCCCGTTTGCCGTTAATGAAGGTGTTAACGTGTATCTAGACGAATCGCTGAAACGTTTTGTCACCGTTTTCCCTGCCTGTGGAAGTGGAAACAGTGCAATCGAATTAACAATACCCGAACTAGAAGAATTTTCGAAATACTTAAAATGGGTTGATGTATGCAAGGGATGGAATGAATAA